The sequence below is a genomic window from Mycobacteroides abscessus ATCC 19977.
TTATCTGTAGTGAGCGTTATCCGGGCAGCGTGACGGCCGGTCCGGTCGGCGCGTGTGGGGTGCCGTACGCCGTCTGTGCGGGGCCGGGCAGATCTGAACCGGCCGCGACCTGTGTCAGTGAGCATCGGTTGTCGCCATAGGCGGCGGGGGCGTTCGGGCGGGTGTCGTGGGGGATTTCGTCGGGCTTGCCCGCCACGACGAAGTACTCGGTGCCGATGTCGTAGCTGCGACCACAGGTCGGGCCGAAGTTTTCGACCTTGACGGTGGTGGTCGGCCCGACGTCGCCCTTGTAGACCTCTCGGACAGCGAACTGGTAGATCGTCCTGCCGGTCTCCGGATCACTGATCAGCTGGGTGTCGGTGGGTGTGCCCACAAAGATGGCTTGCGCGTGTCCCAGCCACTCTTTGATCGATGCCGAGTCCTTTCGGACATCCACGCAGGAGCAAGCGCATGCGACATTTGGCGCGACCGCGGTAGAGGCGGCGATACCGCCCGTGGTCAGCGTAATAGCGGCCACCATCAGGCCGGTCCAGCGAGTCATGGGCAAATTATGCACCGCCGACGCCGCCAGCGTAACCGCACCCACAGATTTCCGGCAGAAAACGTGCGTGTAGTTACTGTCGGGCGTGGGATGGCAACGGGAACGAGGTCAGGAGTGGGTGAGCTCCACATCGGCGAGCGCGGGGGCATCTTCCCGGTCAGCAACCACCGCGGAGATCAGCAGCTTGCCGTCTTCCTTCCAGATGCGGGTCTTCAGGGTCTCGCCTGGAAACACCACTCCGGCGAACTTCGCGGCATACGACGTCACGCGCGAGACGTCCCCGTCCAGCGCCGCGTCGACCGCTGCCTTGCACACCACGCCGTAGCTGCACAGCCCATGCAGGATGGGGCGGGGGAACCCGGCCGCTGCCGCGAAGGCCGGATCGGAGTGCAACGGATTACGGTCACCACACAGCCGATACAGCAGCGCCTGCTGCGGCAGGATGTGCGTGGACACCTCGAGGTCGGCGTCGCGTTCGGGAACGCCGCCGTGGGAAGAAGGACCGCGCTCGCCGCCGAAGCCACCTTCACCGCGGGCGAAGATCGAACGACGGATGGTCCAGAGGGGGCCCTGATCATCGGATGTCGTCGTCTCCGTGACGATGACGGCAGCCTTGCCCTTATCCCAGATTTCCACGACCTTGCCCTCGGAGCGGGCGGTGCCTGACGGTGGGAGCGGCCGGTGCGCAGTCACCTGTTCGGTGCCGTGCAGGATCTTGGCCAGGTCGATCTCGATCCCCGGAAAGGACACCTTGGGCGGCTCCACCGCGTGGAAGCCCGAGGCGACGGTCGCGAAGGTGGGCAGTACCTGCGGGGTCTTGTCCTGCAGGTAGCGCAGCTCGGTCTCGCTCACCGGATCGGCACCGGCACCGATCGCCAGGTGATACAGCTGCACATCGGACGCAGTCCACGAAAATTCGGCCGGTTCGGTAGCCGCGCCCAGCGCGATATCGACATTGATAGGCATATTCGGACCCTACTTCCCGGCGATATCGAGCGCGGCGAGGTAGCCCCACGTCATCGCCGGGCCGATGGTGGCGCCGGGACCGGCGTAGGTGTGGCCCATCACCGGGGTGCTGACATTGCCTGCGGCATAAAGGCCTTCGATGACGCTGTTGTCGTCGCGCAGCACACGCCCCTTGACGTCGGTACGCACGCCGCCCTTGGTGCCCAGGTCTCCCGGCACCATCTTGGCCGCATAGAACGGAGCCTTGGTCAGCGCGCCGAGGTTGGGGTTCGGCTTGTTGGTGGGGTCACCGTAGTAGCGGTCGTACGCGCTCTTGCCGCGGCCGAAGTCCTCGTCGACACCGCTGCGGGCGAAGCCGTTGAATCGCTCGATGGTGGCGCGTAATTCCTCGACGGGGAGATTCGCCTTCTTCGCCAATTCCTCAATGGTGTCGGCCTTGACGATGACGCCCGATTCGATCCACTTACTTGGAATCTTCTGCCCCGGCTGCAATCCGGCGAAGATATAACGGTTGCGGTACTCCTGGTCGAAGACGAGCCACGCAGGCAGGTTCTCGCCCGGGCCGGGCCCCTGGCCGTACTGGCCGCCGTACATCCGGTGAGTGGCCTCGACGTAGGGCAGCGACTCGTTCATGAAGCGCTTGCCCGACGAGTTGACGATGATCGATCCGGGGGAGTTGCGCTCGGACAGCGCGAACCATGGCCGGCCGACCAACGGAACCGTGGGGCCCCACCACGAGTCCTCCATGAACTCCAGTGCGGCTCCGAGCTTTTCGGCGGCCAGGATGCCATCACCGGTGTTGGCCTTGGCGCCCACGGTCCACTCGGTGGTGATGGGCGCACGCTGGTACTTCACGCGCATCTGCTCGTTGTGCTCGAAACCGCCGGAGGCGAGAATGACGCCGCGACGCCCCCGGATGAGGGTCGGTTCGGAGGCTTCGGGAGCCCCGGTCTCGCGCACGTAGACGCCCCTGACGGTCCCGTCCTCGATATAGAGGTCGGTGAGGGCGGTATTGAGCTTGACCGGCACTCCGGCGTCGCGCAGGCCGATACGCAGTGCGGCCGAGAGCGCCCGCCCCATGCCGACCAGTTTCTTACCGGTGCCCTGGGCCCAGAAGGTACGCACCCCCACCCGCAGGCTGCGCAGCACTCCGCGCGGGTGGCGCTTGAGCTGATTGAGCCGGACGTAATCCTGCTGGCGCACCACGACGTTCAAGGGAACCTTGCCGTACGGCGGCTCCAAGTTGGGCAGCTCGTCGCCGAGCTTCTTCGCGTCGAAGGGCTTTGGCTCCACCGAGCGACCGGCGGCACGTCCGCCCGGGGCTTCGGGGTAGTAGTCGGAGTAGTTGGGCACCCAGTCGAGCTTCAGCGGGGAGTTCGCGAGAACGAATGAGAGCATCTCCGGCCCGCGATCGAGGTAGGTATCGATCTTCTCGCGCGGAACGACGTCGCCGATGATGCTGTAGAGGTACTCGCGGGCGGCCTCGGGAGTATCGGTCTGGCGAGCTTTCTTGAGGACCTCATTGTTGGGGATCCAGACGCCACCGCCGGAGCGGGCCGTCGATCCACCGAAGTGGGGGGCCTTTTCGATCAG
It includes:
- a CDS encoding MaoC/PaaZ C-terminal domain-containing protein, producing the protein MPINVDIALGAATEPAEFSWTASDVQLYHLAIGAGADPVSETELRYLQDKTPQVLPTFATVASGFHAVEPPKVSFPGIEIDLAKILHGTEQVTAHRPLPPSGTARSEGKVVEIWDKGKAAVIVTETTTSDDQGPLWTIRRSIFARGEGGFGGERGPSSHGGVPERDADLEVSTHILPQQALLYRLCGDRNPLHSDPAFAAAAGFPRPILHGLCSYGVVCKAAVDAALDGDVSRVTSYAAKFAGVVFPGETLKTRIWKEDGKLLISAVVADREDAPALADVELTHS
- the kstD gene encoding 3-oxosteroid 1-dehydrogenase, which translates into the protein MFYMTEQEYDVVVVGSGGAGMVAALTAAHNGLSTVLIEKAPHFGGSTARSGGGVWIPNNEVLKKARQTDTPEAAREYLYSIIGDVVPREKIDTYLDRGPEMLSFVLANSPLKLDWVPNYSDYYPEAPGGRAAGRSVEPKPFDAKKLGDELPNLEPPYGKVPLNVVVRQQDYVRLNQLKRHPRGVLRSLRVGVRTFWAQGTGKKLVGMGRALSAALRIGLRDAGVPVKLNTALTDLYIEDGTVRGVYVRETGAPEASEPTLIRGRRGVILASGGFEHNEQMRVKYQRAPITTEWTVGAKANTGDGILAAEKLGAALEFMEDSWWGPTVPLVGRPWFALSERNSPGSIIVNSSGKRFMNESLPYVEATHRMYGGQYGQGPGPGENLPAWLVFDQEYRNRYIFAGLQPGQKIPSKWIESGVIVKADTIEELAKKANLPVEELRATIERFNGFARSGVDEDFGRGKSAYDRYYGDPTNKPNPNLGALTKAPFYAAKMVPGDLGTKGGVRTDVKGRVLRDDNSVIEGLYAAGNVSTPVMGHTYAGPGATIGPAMTWGYLAALDIAGK